A portion of the Planctomycetia bacterium genome contains these proteins:
- a CDS encoding ThiF family adenylyltransferase yields the protein MNTSFPDRDIRQRGLVPADKLSRLHLLVIGVGAIGRQVALQLATLGVQRMTLVDHDHVAEENLAVQGYRPDDLGHTKVQATSTLCLQILPSLQMTMLTERFRRQPGWSADSDRIPVIMVCVDSITTRRIIWETLKGRFALLVDGRMQAEVMRVLAQDERTNPQHYQNSLFSESEAQSGPCTARSTIYTASIAAGLMIAQLVRWLRQVPLIPDQTLNLLSGELIINE from the coding sequence ATGAACACATCATTCCCTGATCGGGATATTCGGCAACGCGGCTTGGTTCCTGCTGACAAGTTATCCAGACTCCATTTACTGGTGATCGGCGTCGGGGCGATTGGTCGACAAGTTGCACTGCAACTTGCGACTCTTGGCGTGCAAAGAATGACCCTGGTGGATCACGATCATGTTGCTGAGGAGAACCTGGCTGTCCAGGGGTACAGGCCAGATGATCTGGGACATACCAAGGTCCAGGCCACAAGCACGCTTTGTCTGCAAATCCTACCGTCACTTCAAATGACGATGCTAACTGAACGATTTCGACGCCAACCCGGTTGGTCTGCGGATTCCGACAGGATCCCAGTAATTATGGTGTGTGTAGACAGCATCACGACAAGGAGAATCATTTGGGAAACATTAAAAGGACGTTTCGCACTTCTTGTCGACGGACGCATGCAGGCAGAGGTCATGCGTGTTCTGGCACAGGATGAACGGACGAATCCGCAGCATTATCAGAACTCGCTTTTTAGCGAATCTGAAGCTCAGAGCGGCCCCTGCACTGCTCGCTCGACTATCTACACCGCTTCAATCGCCGCTGGCTTGATGATCGCCCAGTTGGTTCGATGGCTTCGGCAAGTACCCTTGATCCCCGATCAAACTCTTAACCTGTTGAGTGGTGAACTGATCATTAACGAGTAG